TGAGGTGCGCGGCGATGAGCCCCCCGGTGCATGCCTCGGCCAGCGCCAGCCGCGCGCCCACGTCCCGGCAGCGGGCGACCACGCGGCGCGCCAGCGCGTCCAGCCCGGTCTCGTCCGTCATCCCAGGCCTCCTCGCGGCGTGGCGCACAGCACCGCCACCACGGACTCGTCGCGGTAGGTGATGCCCACGACCCCGGGCTCCGGCCGCAGCTTCACGGCGGGGTGCACGCCCTCGGGCCGCAGGCGCTCCAGGCCCTTCAGGGGCGCGAAGCCCGCGCGGCGCAGTCGCTCCCACCAGGCCCCCGCCGTCTCATGGCGCTCGCAGCGCTCCGGGTCATCCACGGTCCCCACGATGTCGTCCACCTCCCGCCCGAAGAATCGCTTGATGGCGGCCCGCTCGTCTCGGGGCACATCCAGCGAATCCAACAGGTGGAAGACGGTCGTGAAGTGTCTCCACGCGTTGAAGAAGCGCTCGCGCGGGGGGACGCGGTGGTGGTCCACGTTGGGCTCGCACATCACCAGGCCTTGCGGCCCCAGGCCGTGCAGCCGCCGCAGCACCCGGTCTCGCGCCTCGCCCGCGCGCTGGGTCGTCTCCGCGATGTGGTGCATCGCGAACGCGGCGTTCACCACCAAGGGCCGAGGCACCGCGCGCAGCTCCGCCCACGTCGCGTCATCCACCGCCTCGACGGGGCGCTCCATCGGCACGAAGCGCACCGAGGCGCCCACTTCCGCCGCCACCTCGGCCACGGCCGCGCCCGCCTGGCCGAGGCTCACCCCGCTCGGCTCCACGCCCACCACGGTCAGCCGGCGCGGCAGGGCGCCCTCGCGCGCCAGCAGGCGCAAGAGCGTGCGCATCTGCCGCCCCTGCCCGATGCCCACGTCCAGCAACGTGGCGGAGTCGTGGCCCCGCAGGAAGCCCGCGAGCACCGTGTTCGCCACCGCGTCCGCCGCCGACGCCAGCGGCATGTGCGTGACGAGCATGCGGAACAGGTCGATCTGCCGCGTCATGCCCGCGCTCGAGTCCGGGCGCAGGTAGGGGTTGAACACGCCCTCGCCGCCGACGAGCCGCTTGGACAGCGCCGTGGCGAACAGCACGTAGTGCAGGTCCTCCGGCTCCGCCGCCACATCCAGCCGCGTGTACAGCAGCGCCAGGGCCTCGGCCGCCTCCGCCTGACGTCCGGCCAGGATGTGCTCCAGGCCCTGGATGAGCAGCGCGTACTTGGGCGAGCGCATGGAGCGTCCTCCTTCTTCACGCCGACACGCGCGGGCTGGGTCGCGTTTCATCCGGCGTGGAAAAGGGTAGGGACACCACCCCATAAACCTCCAGTCCGACAGGACTTGGGGGCAGTCCCCCCGTG
The genomic region above belongs to Myxococcaceae bacterium JPH2 and contains:
- a CDS encoding GAI protein2C, whose amino-acid sequence is MRSPKYALLIQGLEHILAGRQAEAAEALALLYTRLDVAAEPEDLHYVLFATALSKRLVGGEGVFNPYLRPDSSAGMTRQIDLFRMLVTHMPLASAADAVANTVLAGFLRGHDSATLLDVGIGQGRQMRTLLRLLAREGALPRRLTVVGVEPSGVSLGQAGAAVAEVAAEVGASVRFVPMERPVEAVDDATWAELRAVPRPLVVNAAFAMHHIAETTQRAGEARDRVLRRLHGLGPQGLVMCEPNVDHHRVPPRERFFNAWRHFTTVFHLLDSLDVPRDERAAIKRFFGREVDDIVGTVDDPERCERHETAGAWWERLRRAGFAPLKGLERLRPEGVHPAVKLRPEPGVVGITYRDESVVAVLCATPRGGLG